The following proteins come from a genomic window of Candidatus Protochlamydia phocaeensis:
- a CDS encoding DEAD/DEAH box helicase, with translation MSEIAYAIDQQEIKKTNMLVIRLAERHQKASSFEWHFPSVGQPLARWRSLAASEKDRQALTALLKEELAFQQRTSGRTPHADSMPLLLIHISPSQAVPLLKELALTQKLYFNNKQLVTDFFGHVDFYYEITPLEDHKIQVSGRLKWRETDISLTECDCIGPGKPNWFIRGLLLKGIQTDVSWKALQHANQSPSFVLEGAQKAAFLEGIDADDPDSPQIIVKQGSIEEVHQLASPHPLLILKDRTGAFADLWMDYGSELRVAMHDPHSAIQDGPGHLAGKRNREAERNWEKDLLETDFIKKVVGQSHYYCPLDKVGKSLTFLLEIGWHIQDWKGCRLIKQDTLDLALNEMKEALVIKGNVHYDTYEADIGSVIGAFNRRERFIQLDDKTVGLLPEMTAHSPLQELAEEGEVIGKEIRIKKQRFGALSSLMEKAHAPSSLSALQKALKSFSGIQESLPSPSFKGQLRPYQQQGVNWLSFLYDYHFHGILADEMGLGKTVQVLAFLSRLSSDLPHLIVVPTSLLFNWKNEINRFLPHLSCYVHQGPQRTKMPEELEKHAIILTSYATARIDLFLFEKLAYNCLILDEAQIIKNAHTQTAQAVCRLHAQFRLSLTGTPIENHLNELWSHFHFLIPDLFGSEDSFAADLQAANADKRYLERIKRKIAPFILRRNKQEVAKDLPPRIDQTMWIEMNEEQRQLYDQFLAGFKGNLLKKVELEGINKHRLEILEAILRLRQICCHPLLVSSLLDESESLATSAKFDALMQDLETIVEEGRKVLVYSQFTSMLKLMAGFAKKQGWSYAYLDGSTQDREKVITHFQQDPAQYLFFISLKAGGVGLNLTAADYVFLYDPWWNEAVEEQAINRAHRIGRQDQVIAKRFVMAESIEEKMMKLKANKRLVVEEIFNSDADPINLTIDDLYMLLS, from the coding sequence ATGAGCGAAATTGCGTATGCAATTGATCAGCAAGAAATTAAAAAAACAAATATGCTTGTCATCCGCTTGGCTGAGCGCCACCAAAAAGCCTCTTCCTTTGAATGGCATTTTCCTTCTGTCGGACAGCCTCTGGCCCGCTGGCGCTCCTTAGCCGCTTCAGAAAAAGACCGGCAAGCGCTGACAGCCTTGCTCAAAGAAGAGCTCGCTTTTCAGCAAAGGACATCCGGCCGCACACCGCATGCCGATTCCATGCCTCTTTTGCTCATCCATATCTCGCCTTCTCAAGCCGTTCCCTTACTCAAAGAGCTGGCTTTAACCCAAAAGCTTTATTTCAACAATAAACAGCTGGTCACAGATTTTTTTGGACATGTCGATTTCTATTATGAAATCACGCCTTTAGAAGACCATAAAATCCAAGTAAGCGGCCGTCTTAAATGGCGCGAGACGGATATTAGCCTGACAGAGTGCGATTGCATAGGGCCCGGCAAACCCAATTGGTTTATCCGCGGGCTCCTTTTGAAAGGCATTCAGACAGATGTGAGCTGGAAAGCGCTTCAGCACGCCAATCAGAGTCCCTCATTTGTATTGGAAGGGGCTCAAAAAGCAGCTTTCTTAGAAGGCATAGACGCCGACGATCCCGATAGTCCTCAAATTATTGTGAAACAAGGATCTATTGAAGAAGTCCATCAACTGGCCTCTCCCCATCCCCTATTGATTTTAAAAGATCGCACTGGCGCTTTTGCTGATCTATGGATGGATTACGGATCTGAGTTGCGCGTCGCCATGCATGATCCTCATTCCGCCATCCAGGACGGCCCAGGCCATCTGGCGGGAAAAAGGAATAGGGAAGCAGAAAGAAATTGGGAAAAAGATCTTTTAGAAACGGATTTTATAAAAAAGGTTGTTGGCCAGTCCCATTATTATTGCCCCTTGGACAAAGTCGGCAAAAGCTTAACTTTCCTGCTAGAGATTGGCTGGCACATTCAGGATTGGAAGGGATGCCGCCTTATCAAACAAGATACCCTCGATTTAGCGCTCAATGAAATGAAAGAGGCATTGGTCATCAAAGGCAACGTCCACTATGACACCTATGAAGCCGATATCGGTTCCGTCATCGGAGCCTTCAATCGGCGTGAACGCTTTATTCAATTAGATGACAAAACAGTCGGCCTGCTTCCAGAAATGACCGCCCATTCCCCTTTGCAGGAATTAGCCGAAGAGGGAGAAGTCATCGGAAAAGAGATCAGGATCAAAAAGCAACGCTTCGGCGCCCTTTCGTCTTTAATGGAAAAAGCCCATGCGCCATCTTCTTTATCCGCCCTGCAAAAGGCCTTGAAGTCTTTCTCTGGAATACAAGAATCTTTGCCTTCCCCCAGCTTTAAAGGCCAGCTCAGACCCTATCAACAACAAGGAGTCAACTGGCTGTCTTTCCTCTACGATTATCACTTTCATGGTATTCTAGCAGATGAAATGGGACTGGGAAAAACCGTACAAGTGCTCGCTTTCCTTTCGCGCCTGTCAAGCGATCTGCCCCATTTAATCGTTGTCCCTACCTCTCTTCTCTTTAATTGGAAAAATGAGATCAATCGCTTTCTGCCTCACTTATCCTGCTATGTGCATCAAGGGCCCCAGCGCACCAAGATGCCGGAAGAGCTGGAAAAACATGCCATCATTCTCACCTCTTATGCGACAGCGCGGATCGATCTTTTCCTCTTCGAAAAGCTTGCTTACAATTGTTTAATTTTGGATGAGGCGCAGATAATAAAAAATGCCCATACTCAAACAGCTCAAGCCGTCTGCCGCCTGCATGCTCAATTCCGCCTTAGCTTGACTGGAACTCCTATAGAGAATCATCTCAACGAGTTATGGTCGCATTTCCATTTTCTGATTCCCGATCTCTTTGGATCGGAAGACAGCTTTGCAGCAGATCTGCAAGCTGCAAACGCTGATAAGCGCTATCTGGAGCGCATCAAGCGCAAGATTGCGCCTTTTATCCTGCGGCGCAACAAGCAAGAAGTGGCCAAAGACCTTCCTCCTCGCATTGATCAGACCATGTGGATTGAAATGAACGAAGAGCAAAGACAGCTTTATGATCAATTTTTGGCCGGATTTAAAGGCAACTTACTTAAGAAAGTCGAATTGGAAGGAATAAATAAACACCGTCTAGAGATTTTAGAAGCAATTTTGCGCCTTCGACAAATTTGCTGCCACCCTTTACTTGTCTCTTCCCTCCTCGATGAGAGCGAAAGCCTGGCGACCAGCGCCAAATTCGATGCTTTAATGCAAGACTTGGAAACAATCGTAGAAGAAGGGCGCAAGGTTCTCGTTTATAGCCAATTTACCTCTATGCTAAAACTAATGGCAGGTTTTGCAAAAAAACAAGGATGGTCTTACGCCTACTTGGATGGGAGCACGCAGGACCGGGAAAAGGTCATTACCCATTTTCAGCAAGATCCTGCTCAGTATTTATTTTTCATTAGTTTAAAAGCTGGCGGAGTGGGATTAAATTTAACAGCGGCCGACTACGTTTTTCTCTATGATCCGTGGTGGAATGAAGCTGTTGAAGAGCAAGCAATCAACCGCGCCCATCGCATCGGCAGGCAAGATCAAGTCATTGCCAAACGCTTTGTCATGGCCGAAAGCATTGAAGAAAAAATGATGAAGCTTAAAGCCAATAAACGCTTGGTCGTCGAAGAAATATTTAATTCAGATGCGGATCCCATCAACCTAACCATCGATGATCTCTACATGCTTTTAAGTTAA
- a CDS encoding caspase family protein, with the protein MQAANLHVVLVGDSLNASDRNGFEASMDLWRREVKRIAAYTGLELHGVIFESFRCRLDEVVQHIEALSIQADDVVILYFAIHGSRPSDKDSPWPHLRFSLDQQAIDFNYFNEVIKSKGPRLLLSIADSCNEIDDQYGDREKIFEKILEIEELEDQVAIIKNSDSYTSLMANHTPSEIVQAYQHLFLNHSGTIIASGSIPGQPAVKHLITGGVYTVNFLESLKYYTSQPGKDRNWESILERAAGETRVTLKRIFDPNFTFYSQYELNVSNKGI; encoded by the coding sequence TTGCAAGCCGCTAATTTACACGTCGTGTTAGTAGGAGATTCTTTAAATGCAAGCGATCGAAACGGCTTTGAAGCCAGCATGGATTTATGGCGGCGAGAAGTGAAAAGGATTGCGGCTTATACGGGACTAGAGCTGCATGGAGTCATTTTTGAGAGCTTCCGTTGCCGATTGGACGAGGTTGTCCAGCACATTGAAGCGCTTTCTATCCAAGCGGACGACGTCGTCATTCTTTATTTTGCCATTCATGGCTCAAGGCCTTCTGATAAGGACTCCCCTTGGCCCCACTTACGCTTTTCTCTCGATCAACAGGCTATTGATTTTAATTATTTCAATGAAGTCATTAAGAGCAAAGGCCCTCGCCTCTTGCTGTCCATTGCCGATTCCTGTAATGAAATTGATGATCAGTATGGAGATCGGGAAAAAATCTTTGAGAAGATCCTTGAAATTGAAGAATTAGAAGATCAAGTGGCCATTATTAAAAATTCGGATTCTTATACGTCCTTAATGGCTAACCATACCCCTTCAGAGATTGTGCAAGCTTATCAGCATTTATTCTTAAATCACTCCGGAACCATTATTGCTTCCGGTTCCATTCCTGGACAGCCTGCCGTCAAGCATCTCATCACAGGCGGGGTATATACGGTGAATTTTTTGGAATCTTTAAAGTACTATACAAGCCAGCCTGGGAAAGACAGGAACTGGGAGAGTATTTTGGAGCGCGCGGCTGGCGAAACGCGCGTAACCTTAAAAAGAATTTTTGATCCAAACTTTACCTTTTATTCTCAATATGAATTGAATGTTTCCAATAAGGGGATCTAA
- a CDS encoding methylated-DNA--[protein]-cysteine S-methyltransferase, which yields MSNEEMLIENKWSFGPPIDIDFHVGEGSITSIALSLGKQGMTWRVWGNQSNKRLEERIEAWLSQYGRGKQPDVAIPLDMAKMPVFTYRALEAIRAIPFGTTLSYGQVAQIISHPQAARAIGSACRRNPFPLIIPCHRVLDSQQQLRGYSAGEGLKLKRCLLDFEGIS from the coding sequence ATGTCAAATGAAGAGATGTTAATTGAAAACAAATGGTCCTTTGGGCCACCTATTGACATAGACTTTCATGTAGGAGAAGGATCCATTACATCGATCGCGTTATCTCTTGGAAAACAAGGAATGACATGGCGAGTTTGGGGGAATCAATCCAATAAAAGACTGGAAGAGCGCATTGAAGCCTGGCTGAGCCAGTATGGAAGGGGAAAGCAGCCGGATGTGGCTATTCCACTGGATATGGCGAAAATGCCGGTTTTTACCTATAGGGCATTGGAAGCAATTCGAGCTATTCCCTTTGGAACGACGCTCTCTTATGGACAAGTCGCTCAGATTATTTCCCACCCTCAAGCGGCGCGGGCCATCGGCAGCGCATGCAGGCGCAACCCTTTTCCGCTGATCATTCCGTGCCATCGTGTATTGGATTCCCAACAGCAATTAAGAGGCTATTCAGCCGGGGAGGGATTAAAGCTTAAAAGATGCCTGCTTGATTTTGAAGGCATCTCTTAG
- a CDS encoding 2Fe-2S iron-sulfur cluster-binding protein: MATITCIKQKKVYQVRSGLELLRAYQINPQLPFRFGCCQGQCGTCAIRITEGKCHLSRKTKQEEQTLRSKGLDSDYRLACQCSIEGNISIDI; the protein is encoded by the coding sequence ATGGCAACGATTACGTGTATAAAGCAAAAAAAAGTCTATCAAGTCCGTTCAGGCCTTGAGCTGCTCCGCGCGTATCAGATCAATCCGCAGCTTCCCTTTCGCTTTGGCTGCTGCCAAGGGCAATGCGGCACCTGCGCCATTCGCATTACAGAGGGCAAATGCCATCTATCCCGGAAAACAAAACAAGAAGAGCAGACGCTTCGCTCCAAAGGACTGGATTCGGATTATCGGCTAGCTTGTCAATGCAGCATTGAAGGCAATATTAGCATTGATATCTGA
- a CDS encoding DoxX family membrane protein — protein sequence MMSLLFISFLSKSEALSESEALRWDLFFQPLPIFFLVATLGLTAFIWFIWNKGGQRPLIPGPKALGASSKTLKEFYALVPAILGTHVGLALLFNGINGRLLAFNNLLQEPWSNWIGLAEIGIALSLFYGGLARFGASLLACIWLLGFDLIGLKPMLEGIQYFGFACFFYLAGRGPYAIDRLLFPVLEPTPTYMKYALFFLRISIGLNFIVFGFTQKLANIPFALSLIEAHRFLNFINLPNEIFVLFAGSFEVLVGLLIAFGIFFRLTIILALLALNASLTITSWAELMDYLPLYGALAVLLVWEPTRDNRILWTKGLIHQEEGAPKK from the coding sequence GTGATGTCTCTTTTATTTATTTCTTTCCTTAGCAAGAGCGAAGCGTTGAGCGAGAGTGAAGCCTTGCGTTGGGATTTATTTTTTCAACCACTGCCAATTTTCTTTTTAGTAGCGACTTTGGGATTAACGGCATTTATTTGGTTTATTTGGAATAAAGGAGGCCAGCGTCCTCTTATTCCTGGGCCCAAAGCTTTAGGCGCTTCGTCCAAAACTTTAAAGGAATTTTATGCCTTGGTACCTGCCATTTTAGGTACGCATGTTGGATTGGCTTTGCTGTTCAATGGTATCAATGGGCGATTGCTTGCTTTTAACAATCTTCTTCAAGAGCCTTGGTCTAATTGGATTGGATTAGCAGAGATCGGAATTGCTTTATCGCTGTTTTATGGGGGCTTGGCGCGCTTTGGAGCTAGCCTATTGGCTTGTATTTGGTTATTGGGATTCGACTTAATCGGTTTAAAGCCTATGCTTGAAGGGATTCAATATTTTGGCTTTGCATGCTTCTTTTATCTTGCAGGCCGAGGACCTTATGCAATTGATCGTCTGTTATTTCCTGTTTTAGAGCCAACTCCCACTTATATGAAGTATGCGCTCTTTTTCTTAAGGATAAGCATTGGATTAAATTTTATTGTTTTTGGATTTACACAGAAGCTGGCCAATATACCTTTTGCTCTTTCTCTAATAGAAGCGCATCGTTTTCTTAACTTTATCAATCTACCTAATGAAATTTTCGTTTTGTTTGCGGGGAGCTTTGAGGTCTTAGTAGGCCTATTGATTGCTTTTGGCATTTTCTTTCGACTGACTATTATTTTGGCTTTGCTTGCCCTCAATGCTTCCCTAACCATTACAAGCTGGGCGGAGCTGATGGATTATTTGCCCTTATATGGTGCGTTAGCCGTCTTATTAGTTTGGGAGCCGACGAGAGATAATCGAATATTATGGACCAAGGGATTAATTCATCAGGAAGAGGGGGCACCTAAAAAATAG
- a CDS encoding toxin-antitoxin system YwqK family antitoxin, protein MKARHFPYALAFLLMAATACQSRCPEREEIVCETYTHRYGVPLPPDEWEDRGQHGQVVSTRRDGVVVSKTYEAGILHGETTYSFPHRDVTQHKQMYEQGTLTQEWFYYPNGMPQQQIIYEAPGKQTLVVWYEGGAPQCKEEYENSYLVRGEYYNPSNLEESRVEDQNGLRTRRDAYGQLQSVDEIRNGKMVLRTTYHPNGAPATMTPYANNVIEGQRRTYYLGGEPATVEEWTNNCQHGNTVVFENGEKCADISYVKGRRQGMERRYRDNGQTLVQEVTWVQGKRHGPCYSYIGNTTQTDWFFQDRKVNKATFDALSNQ, encoded by the coding sequence ATGAAAGCCCGTCATTTTCCTTACGCTTTAGCATTTTTACTGATGGCTGCCACAGCTTGCCAATCCCGCTGCCCTGAACGAGAAGAGATTGTTTGCGAAACTTATACCCATCGCTATGGAGTGCCTTTGCCGCCCGATGAATGGGAAGACCGCGGCCAACATGGTCAAGTTGTGTCGACTAGACGCGACGGTGTTGTCGTCTCAAAAACCTATGAGGCGGGAATTCTGCATGGTGAAACAACCTATTCTTTTCCCCATCGAGATGTCACTCAGCATAAGCAAATGTATGAACAAGGGACCTTGACGCAGGAATGGTTTTACTATCCCAATGGAATGCCTCAGCAGCAGATCATTTATGAAGCTCCGGGGAAGCAAACCTTAGTCGTTTGGTACGAGGGGGGAGCGCCTCAGTGCAAAGAGGAGTATGAAAATAGCTATCTAGTGCGTGGAGAATATTATAATCCTTCTAATCTCGAGGAGTCTCGGGTAGAAGATCAAAATGGCTTAAGGACTCGACGCGATGCCTATGGGCAGCTTCAATCGGTTGATGAAATCCGTAATGGAAAGATGGTCTTGCGCACGACTTACCATCCCAACGGCGCCCCAGCGACCATGACGCCTTATGCCAATAATGTGATTGAAGGCCAGCGCCGCACCTATTATTTAGGCGGAGAGCCAGCGACAGTTGAAGAATGGACAAATAACTGCCAGCACGGCAATACGGTTGTTTTTGAGAACGGTGAAAAATGCGCTGATATTTCTTATGTCAAAGGCCGCCGGCAAGGAATGGAGCGACGCTATCGTGATAATGGCCAAACGCTTGTACAAGAAGTGACATGGGTGCAAGGAAAAAGGCATGGACCTTGCTATTCTTACATAGGCAACACGACTCAAACAGATTGGTTTTTCCAAGATCGCAAAGTCAATAAGGCAACCTTTGACGCTTTAAGCAATCAATAA